The segment GCAGAAAAGACCGGACCGCTTATCGTTGTTTTCCAGGACTGATACTTGTATTCCAATGTGAATCAATACATTACGGAGATAGTACGCGATGGAGCTGTAGACTGGCATACTCATTGCTAAGTAAATCGACAGAGGCAAAAGTTCTATGTGGGAACCTGAAAAACAGACAACCAAATTCTATGTCCTTGGCGGTGTAATCGCCTTCACTCTGGCCTTACATTATGGCTTGATAGTGGAGCCATTATCCGGACATGTCCATTGGATTCATGCGATTCATGGCCGGTTCTGCTATATCCCAATTGTAATTGCCGCTGCCTGGTTTGGGTTGCGTGGCGGCCTTTACGCGGCCTTGTTCATTTCCGTTGCCGTCCTTCCCTACATTTTTACAACCGGCTTGGAAGTTCACGCGCTTGCAGATGAACTGACCGAAATCATCTTTTACTTCGCGATCGCGTTGCTGTCCGGCGGTCTCATCGAGCGGGAATTCCGAAGCCGAAAAAAAGCCGAAGATATGAGACTTCAGCTGGAACATTCACACAAAATGTCGCTCGTAGGGCAAATAGCTGCCGGCATGGCTCATGAGATAAAGAACCCGCTGGCCTCCATTAAAGGGGCAGTCGAAATCCTTTGTGAAGATGGTACTTCTGAGGAAGACAAGGCAGAATTCCAAGCCATCGTATTGAAAGAAGTGAAACGTATCAACGCCAGTGTGACCGATTTTCTCGAGTTTGCCAGACCCAGTGAAACAACGTTAGCCGTACTTAATCTGGCCGATGTTGTCCGCTCCAGCCTCAAGCAGATTCAGCCACAGGCTTTGAGGCGAGATATAAGGATCATTAGTCACGTTGAAGATCCTGTAATCGTGATGGCAGACGAAGAGAGGATTCACCAGGTCATGCTTAATTTGCTGCTCAATGCCGTGGATGCATCCCCAGATGAATCGAATGTGACAATCAGCCTTGGGACCGAAGAGTCCGATGCGCGGATCACTATTGAAGATTCCGGCAACGGCATAAGTGAGGAGAATGTATCGAAGATCTTCGAGCCGTTCTTCACGACTAAATCAACCGGTACGGGGCTTGGGCTCGCCATAGCGAAGAGCATAGTTGAACGGCACAAGGGTTGCATTAAACTTGAAAATAATACCAGCCGTGGCGCAAGAGCGGAAATTAAACTGCCATTGACGGTAGTCGGAGTACCAGTATGAAGATTCTCCTTGCTGACGATGACTCCTCTGTCCGCAGAGTGCTGCAATTCAAGCTTGAGAAAAAGGGGTTCAAAGTGGATACAGCCGCAGACGGCCTCCAGGCTCTCGAGGCGATTAAGTCAGCACCTTATGACTTGCTGCTATCAGATATCCGCATGCCCAAAAT is part of the Candidatus Zixiibacteriota bacterium genome and harbors:
- a CDS encoding ATP-binding protein, translated to MWEPEKQTTKFYVLGGVIAFTLALHYGLIVEPLSGHVHWIHAIHGRFCYIPIVIAAAWFGLRGGLYAALFISVAVLPYIFTTGLEVHALADELTEIIFYFAIALLSGGLIEREFRSRKKAEDMRLQLEHSHKMSLVGQIAAGMAHEIKNPLASIKGAVEILCEDGTSEEDKAEFQAIVLKEVKRINASVTDFLEFARPSETTLAVLNLADVVRSSLKQIQPQALRRDIRIISHVEDPVIVMADEERIHQVMLNLLLNAVDASPDESNVTISLGTEESDARITIEDSGNGISEENVSKIFEPFFTTKSTGTGLGLAIAKSIVERHKGCIKLENNTSRGARAEIKLPLTVVGVPV